From a single Acidobacteriota bacterium genomic region:
- a CDS encoding transporter produces the protein MKSHLKGCFLGFILIAAFLFSAFSLAEEKTRYRLIQLFPEDAAIVPTQWWEAQIRFISDGQYRSANIPDSDTFVLSPIVAFSLKDDLEVGAILSIENIDYDWKFKGDDSSSGIADTDIYVKYRIVKDPADFTLGAVATLPTGDEDEGRGAGKFNVELFGSGRKSMKDFTIAGVFGFRLNRDATILEIDLDAKTSFILGGGIIYPFSDTLAFTGELNIETERYDDMDADIRVTPGIQFNAFKNTVIRGGIGLGLADGAPDFEIIASYVYTF, from the coding sequence ATGAAAAGTCATTTAAAAGGTTGCTTTTTAGGTTTCATCCTGATTGCTGCTTTTCTGTTTTCAGCATTCTCTCTGGCAGAGGAGAAGACCCGGTACCGCTTGATCCAACTCTTTCCTGAAGATGCTGCCATCGTTCCGACACAGTGGTGGGAAGCCCAGATCCGCTTCATCAGTGATGGCCAGTACAGGTCGGCCAATATCCCCGACAGCGATACTTTCGTTCTTTCCCCCATCGTTGCTTTCTCGCTCAAAGATGACCTCGAGGTCGGGGCAATTCTTTCCATTGAAAACATCGATTATGATTGGAAGTTCAAAGGTGATGACAGCAGCAGCGGAATTGCAGATACCGACATCTATGTGAAGTACCGCATCGTGAAAGACCCGGCAGATTTCACGCTTGGCGCCGTGGCCACCCTGCCCACCGGAGATGAAGATGAAGGAAGAGGAGCGGGTAAATTCAATGTGGAACTTTTCGGCAGCGGAAGAAAAAGCATGAAAGATTTTACCATCGCCGGAGTGTTCGGCTTCAGGCTCAACAGGGATGCCACGATCCTGGAGATCGATCTGGATGCGAAAACATCCTTCATCCTCGGCGGAGGGATCATCTATCCCTTCTCGGATACCCTGGCATTTACCGGAGAGCTCAACATCGAGACGGAACGTTACGATGACATGGATGCCGACATCAGGGTGACGCCCGGGATCCAGTTCAACGCTTTTAAGAACACCGTCATCCGCGGCGGCATAGGTCTCGGGCTTGCCGATGGTGCCCCGGACTTCGAGATTATTGCCTCCTACGTCTACACATTCTGA